One stretch of Bremerella cremea DNA includes these proteins:
- a CDS encoding pyridoxine 5'-phosphate synthase yields the protein MPNLGVNIDHIATIRQARKTNEPDPVWAAALAELGGADCITLHLREDRRHIQDRDLEVMRQTVKVKLNLELAIEEEVVAIACRVMPDQVTLVPEKREEVTTEGGLDLVSHEAAVARAMEKLRDAGISINLFLDPEEAQIAMAAKLQADGIELHTGQYALHSGAAQQKELARLTTAGQQTRAAGMELLAGHGLTYTNVQPVARIPEMAELNIGHSIISRAVFVGFRDAVAEMKRLITV from the coding sequence ATGCCAAACTTGGGCGTCAACATCGACCACATCGCTACCATTCGCCAGGCCCGCAAAACGAACGAGCCAGACCCGGTGTGGGCTGCTGCCCTGGCCGAACTGGGGGGTGCCGATTGCATTACGCTGCACCTGCGGGAAGATCGTCGGCATATTCAAGACCGCGATCTGGAAGTGATGCGGCAAACGGTCAAAGTGAAGCTGAACTTGGAACTGGCGATCGAAGAAGAAGTGGTGGCGATTGCCTGCCGCGTGATGCCAGACCAGGTGACGCTGGTCCCCGAAAAACGAGAAGAAGTGACCACCGAAGGGGGACTCGACCTCGTTTCGCACGAAGCGGCCGTGGCCCGGGCGATGGAAAAACTGCGTGACGCGGGGATCTCGATCAACCTGTTTCTCGACCCCGAGGAAGCGCAAATCGCCATGGCCGCCAAGCTGCAAGCGGACGGCATCGAACTGCATACCGGCCAATATGCCCTGCACAGCGGCGCGGCCCAACAAAAAGAGCTGGCCCGGCTAACCACCGCCGGCCAACAGACTCGCGCGGCTGGGATGGAACTGCTGGCCGGGCACGGGCTGACTTATACCAACGTCCAGCCGGTGGCCCGCATTCCGGAAATGGCCGAACTGAACATCGGCCACAGCATCATCTCTCGCGCCGTGTTCGTTGGTTTCCGCGATGCCGTTGCGGAGATGAAGCGGTTGATTACCGTTTAA
- the dapA gene encoding 4-hydroxy-tetrahydrodipicolinate synthase, translating to MARKGSDFAGVSVAITTPFKGDQVDYDLLKKQVEYQIEAGVHCLVPVGTTGESPTLSHEEHERVISAVIETVAGRAKVMPGTGSNSTHEALKLTRWAEKEGADAALVVAPYYNKPTQEGFYQHYKVLAEDAGIPICVYNIPGRTGKNIEPETIARMAELEQIKLVKEATGSLDQASQILEMTDLTLLSGDDSLTLPLMSIGGEGVISVVSNIVPKDMLALVAAAASGDFAEAQKWHFKLFTLCREMLGLSTNPIPLKSAMKMLGRDTGEMRLPMTPLCENGEKRLAQVLTEYGLL from the coding sequence ATGGCACGCAAAGGTAGCGATTTCGCAGGCGTATCGGTAGCAATCACGACTCCCTTTAAGGGGGATCAAGTGGACTACGATCTGCTGAAAAAACAGGTCGAATACCAAATTGAAGCAGGCGTGCATTGCCTGGTGCCGGTGGGAACAACCGGCGAATCCCCTACCCTTTCGCATGAAGAGCACGAACGGGTGATTAGCGCCGTGATTGAAACGGTAGCCGGTCGCGCGAAGGTGATGCCGGGTACGGGGTCGAACAGCACACACGAAGCTTTGAAGCTGACCCGCTGGGCCGAGAAGGAAGGTGCCGACGCCGCCTTGGTAGTTGCCCCTTACTACAACAAGCCGACCCAGGAAGGTTTTTACCAGCATTACAAGGTGCTGGCCGAAGACGCCGGGATTCCGATTTGCGTTTACAACATCCCCGGCCGCACCGGCAAGAATATCGAGCCAGAAACGATCGCCCGCATGGCCGAACTCGAGCAAATCAAACTGGTCAAAGAAGCGACCGGTTCACTCGATCAGGCTTCGCAAATCTTGGAAATGACCGACCTGACCTTGCTCAGTGGTGACGACAGCTTGACGCTGCCGCTGATGTCGATCGGGGGTGAAGGGGTTATTTCGGTGGTGAGCAACATCGTGCCGAAGGATATGCTGGCCTTGGTCGCTGCGGCTGCCTCGGGTGATTTCGCCGAAGCCCAGAAGTGGCACTTCAAGTTGTTTACCCTCTGCCGCGAGATGCTCGGCCTGTCGACCAACCCCATCCCGCTCAAGTCGGCGATGAAGATGTTGGGCCGCGACACCGGCGAGATGCGGCTGCCAATGACGCCACTGTGCGAGAACGGCGAAAAACGCCTGGCCCAGGTGCTAACCGAATACGGCCTGCTGTAA
- a CDS encoding glycosyltransferase family 4 protein, with protein sequence MPSVVYLCEYGTIYGGENSMLSGLAELKARGFEVAVACPPDSPLAAQVVSLGFAHRPVVWTDESGRRKPLEVLRDELRQHTADWQVDLVHANSLSVARILGPVERPAGSKFVGHLRDIIKLNRRVVADISRLDEIYCVSTATRDFHLAQGLSAENSCVLHNGIDLAKFSPPAERPDRLPLRLVYIGQLVMRKGVDVLLEGVRLAIAQGADVTLDLYGECHSAKQEAQHYLADLHRSGQTGELAGRVGFRGRTDDAATVLRQADVLVHAARQEPWGRVLLEAAACGLPIVATAVGGTREMFPAGECLLVPPDDPPGIAAALGKLSASYALRKKLGLQARQRMEQLGVSGYADKLVARYQNVLRSPAK encoded by the coding sequence ATGCCGTCGGTCGTCTATCTTTGCGAATACGGGACGATCTACGGCGGCGAGAACAGCATGCTCAGCGGGCTGGCCGAACTGAAGGCCCGCGGGTTTGAGGTGGCGGTGGCTTGCCCGCCAGATAGCCCGTTAGCAGCGCAGGTTGTTTCGTTGGGGTTCGCCCATCGACCGGTCGTGTGGACCGACGAATCTGGCCGCCGCAAACCGCTGGAAGTTCTGCGGGACGAGCTAAGGCAACACACGGCCGATTGGCAAGTCGATCTCGTGCATGCCAACAGCTTGTCGGTCGCGCGGATTCTGGGGCCGGTCGAGCGGCCAGCGGGCAGCAAGTTCGTGGGGCACCTCCGCGATATCATCAAGCTCAATCGCCGCGTGGTGGCCGATATTTCGCGGTTAGACGAAATCTACTGCGTTTCGACAGCGACGCGCGATTTTCATTTGGCCCAAGGGCTGAGCGCAGAGAACTCGTGCGTGCTGCATAACGGAATCGATTTGGCGAAGTTTTCGCCCCCAGCCGAGCGGCCTGATCGCTTGCCGCTGCGGTTGGTTTACATCGGCCAACTGGTGATGCGGAAAGGGGTGGATGTGCTGCTGGAAGGGGTTCGCCTGGCGATTGCCCAAGGTGCCGATGTGACGCTCGATTTGTACGGCGAGTGTCACTCTGCCAAGCAAGAAGCCCAGCACTACTTGGCCGATCTGCACCGCAGCGGCCAGACAGGCGAGCTGGCCGGGCGGGTCGGCTTTCGAGGCCGAACCGACGACGCGGCGACCGTTTTGCGCCAGGCCGACGTGTTGGTGCATGCAGCGCGGCAAGAGCCGTGGGGGCGTGTTCTGCTGGAAGCGGCCGCGTGCGGGCTGCCGATTGTGGCAACCGCTGTGGGGGGGACTCGCGAGATGTTCCCTGCCGGGGAATGCCTGTTGGTTCCGCCTGACGATCCACCAGGCATCGCCGCCGCCCTAGGCAAGCTAAGTGCTTCGTATGCGTTGCGCAAAAAGCTTGGGCTGCAGGCACGGCAACGGATGGAACAATTGGGCGTTTCCGGTTATGCGGATAAGTTGGTTGCTCGCTATCAAAATGTGTTGCGCTCGCCCGCGAAATAG
- a CDS encoding Imm7 family immunity protein, with translation MYEYRLWIELSESTEESDCGQLAQKVELLKAKVSDNLKCLPINCIMQVNYATIFQCSGGANHRGAEHDKLLDVLQFLVELLPGSHGLVYWSDDENPGNSVFDGYKVLVVARGTIIEKFDPFLSPRNPTVED, from the coding sequence ATGTATGAATACCGTCTATGGATTGAGCTTAGCGAATCAACTGAAGAATCCGATTGCGGACAACTCGCACAAAAAGTTGAATTGCTTAAAGCAAAGGTCAGTGACAATTTAAAGTGCCTTCCCATCAACTGTATCATGCAGGTGAACTACGCCACGATTTTTCAATGTTCAGGAGGTGCCAATCATCGAGGTGCAGAACATGATAAGTTGTTAGATGTACTGCAATTCCTGGTCGAACTTCTCCCAGGTAGTCATGGTCTCGTCTATTGGTCAGATGACGAAAACCCCGGCAACTCCGTCTTTGATGGTTACAAAGTACTGGTGGTGGCAAGAGGAACAATTATTGAGAAATTCGACCCTTTTCTATCACCAAGAAATCCTACTGTGGAAGACTGA
- the mgtE gene encoding magnesium transporter, with the protein MINTLYLPELREMLAENDSNGLREFCTALHPARTAEFMEGLAPQEAWGVLDHADLNLQGEILSYFEPHLQAEMLEVRSPESVAPVVATMSADDQVDLLGEVGEETAEQILACFTVDERRDVLRLSNYPEGTAGAIMTTEMARLSENLTARQALQELTEQAENLETIYYLYVVDEHGSLHGVVSTRDIVSALSKPQKRLNDIMETEVIHASVMDDQEEVLRKMADYDLLAIPVVDEELRLVGIITHDDILDVVVEEAAEDAYRAAAVEPLEETYLRTSVLTLSRKRGVWLAVLFVGAFMTTFALEQYQNDLERIPWLVIFIPLVISTGGNSGNQSATLVITALNKGEASVADWWIIMRREIVMGLILGLIMAFMGMLLALFKSPSVYSALVVPSTLVLVVIAGTFIGSMLPLMFKKIGLDPALMSNPFVAGLIDLFGIVIYMKVSLFLLGEVQPLATP; encoded by the coding sequence ATGATTAACACGCTGTATCTGCCGGAACTGCGAGAAATGCTGGCCGAAAACGACTCGAACGGTCTCCGTGAGTTCTGTACGGCTTTGCATCCGGCCCGGACAGCAGAGTTCATGGAAGGACTTGCCCCCCAAGAGGCATGGGGGGTGCTCGATCACGCCGATTTGAATCTGCAAGGCGAAATCCTCTCTTACTTCGAGCCCCACCTTCAGGCCGAAATGCTGGAAGTCCGTTCGCCCGAGTCGGTCGCTCCGGTGGTTGCCACCATGTCGGCCGACGATCAGGTCGACTTGCTGGGGGAAGTTGGCGAAGAGACGGCCGAGCAGATCTTGGCCTGCTTCACCGTCGACGAGCGCCGCGACGTGTTGCGGCTGTCGAACTATCCGGAAGGAACCGCCGGCGCGATCATGACGACCGAGATGGCCCGTCTGAGCGAAAACCTCACCGCCCGGCAAGCCCTGCAGGAACTGACCGAACAGGCCGAAAACCTGGAAACGATCTATTACCTGTACGTGGTCGACGAACATGGCAGCTTGCATGGTGTGGTCTCGACGCGCGATATCGTTTCCGCGCTCAGCAAGCCGCAAAAACGGCTGAACGACATCATGGAGACCGAGGTCATCCATGCCAGCGTGATGGACGACCAAGAAGAGGTGCTGCGGAAGATGGCCGACTACGACTTGCTGGCCATCCCGGTCGTCGATGAAGAACTGCGCCTGGTCGGCATCATTACGCACGACGATATCTTGGACGTGGTGGTGGAAGAAGCTGCCGAAGATGCGTACCGCGCGGCGGCGGTCGAACCGTTGGAAGAAACGTACCTTCGCACCAGCGTGCTGACCCTTAGCCGTAAACGAGGCGTCTGGCTGGCCGTACTGTTTGTCGGCGCGTTCATGACGACGTTCGCCCTGGAACAGTATCAAAACGACCTCGAGCGGATACCGTGGCTGGTGATCTTTATTCCGCTGGTCATCTCTACCGGGGGCAACTCAGGCAATCAATCGGCCACGCTAGTGATCACCGCCCTGAACAAGGGGGAAGCGAGTGTCGCCGATTGGTGGATCATCATGCGCCGCGAGATCGTGATGGGTTTGATCTTGGGGCTAATCATGGCCTTCATGGGCATGCTGTTGGCGCTCTTTAAATCGCCGTCGGTCTATTCCGCCTTAGTCGTCCCCTCGACACTGGTGCTGGTGGTCATCGCCGGAACGTTCATCGGCTCGATGTTGCCGCTGATGTTCAAAAAAATCGGCCTCGACCCAGCACTAATGAGCAACCCATTCGTGGCCGGACTGATCGACCTGTTCGGCATCGTGATCTATATGAAAGTCTCCCTCTTCCTGCTAGGCGAAGTGCAACCGTTGGCCACCCCTTAG
- the rnc gene encoding ribonuclease III: protein MGISFVLLAVFWRFIETKKISNANNMDQFGMLRSQDSLDSSEDQLSECEQKLGYTFQNRALLQSALTHASGASHRLGSNERLEFLGDAILGKYVCETLFHKFPNYLEGDLTRIKSIVVSRSTCARLSDAMGLEPFLILGKGMASSQSVPRSLLADVFEAIIAAIYLDGGNEKVNGFLDVVLAEEIEQASAGEVGSNYKSMLQQYAQREFGTTPNYELVAEKGPDHSKIFNVAVQLQGNRYTSAWGSNKKEAEQRAAKNALHEIEGEEPPFLENVATEEIEAEE from the coding sequence TTGGGTATTTCCTTCGTTTTGCTGGCCGTTTTTTGGCGTTTCATCGAAACGAAGAAAATATCGAACGCCAACAACATGGACCAGTTCGGTATGCTACGAAGCCAAGATTCGCTGGATTCCAGCGAAGATCAGCTATCAGAGTGCGAACAGAAACTCGGCTATACGTTTCAAAATCGTGCTCTTCTTCAATCGGCCCTCACGCATGCTTCGGGCGCTTCGCACCGCTTGGGAAGCAACGAGCGGTTAGAGTTTTTGGGGGATGCGATCCTCGGCAAGTACGTTTGCGAAACGCTCTTTCATAAGTTTCCGAACTATTTGGAAGGGGATTTAACCCGCATCAAGTCGATTGTCGTCAGCCGCAGTACGTGCGCCCGACTGAGCGATGCGATGGGGTTGGAACCGTTTCTGATTTTGGGCAAAGGGATGGCCTCGTCCCAGTCCGTTCCCAGGTCGCTGCTGGCCGATGTGTTTGAAGCCATCATCGCGGCCATTTATTTGGATGGTGGCAACGAAAAGGTCAACGGATTCCTCGACGTAGTTCTGGCCGAAGAGATCGAACAGGCCTCGGCGGGGGAAGTCGGGAGCAACTACAAATCGATGCTCCAGCAATACGCCCAGCGCGAGTTTGGCACCACCCCCAACTACGAATTGGTCGCCGAAAAAGGGCCCGATCATAGCAAGATCTTCAACGTCGCCGTGCAGTTGCAAGGCAACCGCTACACGTCGGCGTGGGGGTCGAACAAAAAGGAAGCCGAACAGCGAGCCGCCAAGAACGCCTTGCACGAAATTGAAGGGGAAGAACCACCCTTCTTAGAGAACGTGGCCACGGAAGAAATCGAAGCCGAAGAATAA